The genome window ACATTCGGTACCAGATATTTCCTTCTGCCGAGGAAGTGCAGGAGCGCATGGACGAGGCGGGCGAGGATGACAAGGCCCTGGCCGGAATCGCGGAGTGGTACGTTTCCAGCCTGGTTCGGGGGATTTTCGGCAATGCCCAGCACGCCTGGCCCGCATTCATCATTTCCCGTGAACTGGCCCAGCCTTCCGAATTGTTTCCCAAACTGGAAAGGGAATTCTTCAATCCCTCCTTCCAGTCCCTCTACACCTTTGTCGGCAACGTGCTGCCCGAAGGCACCGACCACGAGGAACTGACCATCTGTGCCCACTGTATTATCGGCATGATCATCAAGTTCCTGGAAGCATTCAACATCATTACCAACCGGCTTGGTTGGGAAAGCTACGAGGGCCGGGGCACGGATAAGCTGGCGGCGGTCCTGAGCAAACGAATCAAGGGCTTTCTCGGCCTTCCCATGGAGAGTGAATAATGAAACGTCTCATCTTTGTCCTTTCTTGTGTCGTCCTGCTTTTCGCGCAGGGCTGCGGCGGTGAACCCGAACAGGTCCAGGCTCCGATCCGTCCCGTGAAGATCGTGGTGGTGGACGAGCGCGGCGCCGGAATGCAGTGGACCTTTGCGGGCACCGCCGAGGACGCCCTGGAAACCGACCTCTCCTTCCGCGTGGGTGGCAAGATCATCGAATTCCCCGGCGACCAGATCGGCCGCAAGTTCGCCAAGGACGAGGTCATCGCCCGGCTGGACCCGGCGGACTATGAACTGGAGTTGCGCGAGGCCAAGGCCAACATGGAGCAGATCCGGGCCAATTACGTGCGCGCCAAGGCCGACTTTGAGCGCAATGCCGAACTCTACGAGCGCAAGGTCATTTCCAAGAGCGAAATGGACCAGGCCGATGCGGACTTCAAGTCCTACGAGGCCCAGCTCAACGCCTCGGCCAAAAAGCTGGACATCGCGCGCAAGCAGCTTTCCTACACCACCCTGAACGCCCCGTTCGACGGCTGGATCGGCAAGGTGCACACCAAGGTGCACCAGAACGTGGCCTCGGGTCAGGCCGTGGCCTCCCTCAACGCGGGCCGCCAGATGAAGATGTACATCACCGTTCCCGACGTGCTCATCTCCCAGGTGAGCGAAGGCGACGCCGTGGAGGTGCGCTTCGACGCCCTGCCCGGCATGGCCATGGCCGGAAAGGTCATGGAGATCAGCCCCGAGTCCAGCGCCGGTTCCGGGTATCCCGTGAAGGTCTACCTGGACAACGCCGACAAGCTGGTGCGCAGCGGCATGTCCGGCCAGGTCTGCTTCATGGGCCGTTCCGAACGCAAGAGCAGCTATTTCCTGCCCCCGGTGGCCGTGGTGGGCGAGTCCACGGGCACCCGTTCCGTCTGGGTGGTGGACCGCAAGACCTCCACGGTGCAGCGCAAGGATGTTTCCGTGGGGCGGCTCACCGAGGGCGGCCTTGAGATTCTCAACGGCGTCAAGGCGGGCGACATGGTCGTGATCCGCGGCGTGCACCGGCTCAAGGACGGCCTCAAGGTCCGCTTCAACAGCAACGGGACGGAGGGCTAGCCGTGAATCTCGCCAGATGGTGCATCGAGAACAACCGCACCTCCATCGCCCTGTTCCTGATCATCGCCCTGGGCGGGGTGATGACCTTCATCAACATTCCCAAGGACGAGGACCCGGACTTCACCATCCGTGCGGCCCTGGTCATGACCCAGTTCCCGGGCGCTTCGCCCCAGCGCGTGGAGGAACTGGTCACGGACAAGCTCGAGGAAAAGATCCGCGAACTGAGCGACCTCAAGTCGGTCGAGTCCCAATCCATGGCCGGCCTGTCCATCATCAAGGTGGAGTTCCTGGACAAGCTCAAGAACATGGAGCCCGTGTGGCAGAAGCTGCGCAACAAGGTGGACGACGCCGCGCCGGACCTGCCTGCCGAGGCCCGTACCCCCGTGGTCAACGACGAGTTCGGCGACGTGTTCGGCATCCTTGTCACCCTGACCGGTGACGGGTTCTCCTACCGTGAGCTCAAGGACGCGGCCGACGACCTGCGCGACCAGATCCTCAAGCTGGACGGCGTGGGCAAGGTGGAACGCTGGGGCGTGCAGGACGAGCGCATTTTCGTGGATTTCTCCAACTCGCGCATGGCCGCCGCGGGCATCAGCCCCTTTGCCCTGGCCCAGATCATCGACCACCAGAACACCATCCAGCCCAGCGGTTCCACCCAGGTGGGCCCCGAGCGCATCGTCATCGAGCCCACGGGCGAATTCGAGGGCGAGCAGGACATTTATTCCCTGGCCATCCGGCCCACCGGCGAAAAGAGCTCCGTGCGTCTGGCGGACGTGACCGCCATCACCCGGGGATTTGCCGATCCGCCCTCCACCATGGTCCGGTACAACGGGGATTCCGCCCTGATCCTGGCCGTGTCCATGGCCGGCGGCGGCAACATCTCCGAGCTGGGCAAGCGCGTGACCGAGCGCCTGGATGAGCTGGAACAGAACATGTACCAGGGCTTGGACCTGGGCGTGCTCGTGTTCCAGCCCGACTACGTGGACGCGGCCATCAGCGACTTCATGATCAACCTGCTGGAGTCCTTCGTCTTCGTGGTGGTCATCATCCTGCTGTTCGCGGGCCTGCGCACCGGCCTGGTGGCCGGTTCCCTGGTGCCCATGGCCATGCTGGCCTGCATCGGGCTCATGCCCTATTTCGACGTGGGGCTGCAGCGCATCTCCATTGCCTCGCTCATCATTTCCCTGGGTATCCTGGTGGACAACGGGGTGGTGGTTTCCGAGGCCATCCTCGTGCGCTTGGCCTCGGGCCAGGAACGGCTCAAGGCCGTGACCGGCGCGGTGAGCGAGTTGTGGATGCCGCTGCTGGCCGCCTCCCTGACCACGGTGTTCGCCTTCCTGCCCATTCCCCTGGCCGAAAACGCCACGGGCGAGTTCTGCTTTTCGCTGTTCATCGTGGTCAGCCTGACCCTGCTGTGCTCCTGGGGGCTTTCCATGAGCATGGTGCCCATGATGTGCTACTACGTGCTCAAGCCCAAGCTGCAGGTGCCCACCTACGCGGGCAGGATCTACACCCTGTACCGCCGTTTCCTGCTCTTCTCCCTCAAGCACCGTGCCGTGTTCCTGGCCGGAATCCTGGTGCTCTGCGCCGTTTCCTTCTGGGGCTTCAAGTTCGTGCCCAAGATGTTCTTCCCGCCCAACGAGCGGGCCCAGTTCACCATCGACTTTTGGCAGCCTTACGGAACGGACATCACCGCCACTTCCGAACGCGCCGCCCAGCTGGAGAAATACCTGCTGGCGGATGAAGGCGTGGACAGCGTGGGTGTGTTCATCGGCCATGGCGGGCCGCGCTGGTACCTGCCGCTCAACCTGGAGCAGAAGAACGACAACCTGGCCACCTTCATCGTCAACACCAAGACCGTCGAGGCCGTGGACCAGGTCATTGCGCGCACGCGCCATGAAATGGAAACCCGGTTCCCGGATGCGGACTTCAGCCTCAACAAGCTCATGAACGGCCCGCCCACGGGGGCCAAGCTCCAGATCCGTATCTCCGGTCCGGACATCAAGTCCCTGTACGCCCTGCGCGACAAGGTGGCGGACATTGTGGAGGAACAGCCCGGCATCACCCGAGTCTGGGACGACTGGGGCCAGTGGACCAAGAAGATGCTGGTGGAAGTGGACCAGGACAAGGCGCGCGAGGCCGGGCTCTCCAGCTTCGACGTGGCCGTGAGCCTGCAGACGAGCATGAGCGGCCTCCAGGCCTCGGACTACCGCGAGGGCGATACGGTCATTCCCATTATCCTGCGCAACGACGAACGGTTCCGCGGGCGGCTGGACAAGATCGACAGCCTCAACGTCTATTCCTATGACAGCGGCATCAGCGTGCCTCTGAGCCAGATCGCCTCCTCGCGCATCGACTGGCAGCCCTCGGACATCCGCCGCAGGGACCAGACCAGGACCATGACCGTCAAGGCGGACGTGGCCGACGGCTATTACGCCCTGACCATTCTGGGCAAGGTGCGGCCGCGGATCGACGCGCTCATGAAGAGCAACGACTGGCCCATGGGCTACAACGTGGAATACGGCGGCGAGTTCGAGAAGAGCGTGGAGTCGCAGGAGGCCATCAACGCCAACATGCCGCTGGCCATGGGCCTGCTCGTGCTGGTGCTCATCTTCCAGTTCAACTCCCTGCGCAGGCCGCTCATCATCCTGCTGACCCTGCCGCCCATGATGATCGGCATCACCTGGGGCATGATCGCCACCCAGGCCCCGTTCGGGTTCATGGCCATGCTGGGCATGATCTCGCTGCTGGGCATCATCGTGAACAACGCCATCATGCTCATCGACCGCATCGAGATCCAGCGGGGCAGGGGCATGTCCCTGGCCGACAGCATCGTGCTCTCGGCCATGGAGCGGGCGCGGCCCATCATCATGACCGCCACCACCACCATCATCGGCATGGTGCCGCTCTCCCTGCAGGGCGGGGAAATGTGGCGGCCCATGGCCAACCTGATCATGTCCGGCCTAGCCGTGGCCACGGTGCTGACCCTGGTGCTCTGCCCGGTGCTCTACGCCCTGTTCTTCAAGCAGAAGTTCACGGACTACGAGTGGGACCCCGAGATCGTGAAGCGGGGGAGCGACATCCCGGCCAGCGCCGAGAACTAGCCGCCGCTTAAGCGAGAATAAAAAGGGCCCGGTTTGCGCCGGGCCTTTTCTTTTGTATATTCCCGGCGCGCGGATTCTTGTGCGGCGGGATTGCCGAGGTTGTTATGGACAGTGCGCCGTCATTTGAATAGCATTTTTATGTTTTCGGAATCATCAATATTTTCAGGAGATTGAAATGAAAGATGCGGTCGTGGTCATCGATGTTCAGAGAGGGCTGTTCGAGACGGAGCCGCCTCCGTTCGAGGCCGATGTGGTGGTCGCCAGGATCAATGCCGTGACCGGCCATGCACGGAGCAAGGGCATTCCGGTCATCTTTGTTCAGCATGAGCGTGAGCGGAGCGTGCTGGCGCATGCGGGCGAAGGCTGGGAACTGCATTCCGGCCTTGAGGTTTCGGACGGTGACATCCGGGTCAGGAAGACCACTCCCGATTCCTTTCTGCGCACCGATCTGGAGGAGGTCCTCAAAGGCGGGGAGATCGAACGGCTGCATGTCTGCGGGTATGCCTCTGAGTTCTGCGTGGACACCACGGTGCGGAGCGCTGCGGCCCATGGCTACGCGGTCAACATCATCTCGGATTCCCACACCACACACGATAAGGAGCACTTGTCGGGCGGAAGCATTCGGGAGCATCACAACCGCACGCTGCCCGACATAACCAGCTTCGGCGTGACCATCACCACCATGACCAGCGGGGAGTTCCTCCGGTCGTGAAAGCGAGGTTTCGTGCGCAATAACGGCCCGGCTTGCAATGGGGCGGGGAATGGGACAAGCTCTTCCCCTATGACGCAGAATCCCTTTTCCCGGAAAGTCATCGCGCTCATCCGCGCCATTCCCGCAGGCCGGGTCGCCAGCTACGGCGGCATCGCCCGGCTGGCCGGAAGCCCGCGCGCGGCGCGCCAGGTGGTGCGGCTGCTGCACTCCTCCTCGCGCAAGGAATGCCTGCCCTGGCACCGGGTGGTCAACAGGGAGGGCCGCATCGGGCTCAAGGATTTCGAGGGCTACAGCGAACAGAAGCGCCGCCTGGAACTGGAGGGTGTGGAGTTCGGGCCCCACGGAAGAATATACATGGAGCGCTTCGAGTGGCGGCCCACGCAGGAGGAAGCGCGACGAATCGCACCATTGGATGAATGAAATAAAGGCCCGGCTCTTCAGTGAGCCGGGCCTTTTGTTTTGTGAAGGATGTGTCCGTTTCCTACTTGATGAACAGCATTTCCTGGTAGCTGGGCAGGGACCAGAGGTCGTCGGCCACAACCATTTCCAGCTCGTCGGCCCATTTGCGCACTTCGAGCATGGCCGGGAGGATCTTGTCGGTGCGGAAGCGGGCTTCGGCTTCCACGGTCTTGAAGCTGTTCTGGGCCATGAGCTTCTCCAGCTCCGCAGTGGAGTTCTGCAGGCCGCGCAGCTTGTTGGTGACGTCCTCCAGGGTGCCGGTGGTCGGCTTGAGGCCCGCGGTCTTCATGTCCGCGCAGACCTTGGCCAATTCACCCTGGTAGCGGATGGCCGCAGGCAGGATGATGGTCTTGGAGATCTTGGCCACCAGCGCGGATTCGGTCTGGATGTGCTGGTTGTACTGCTCGTGGTAGATTTCGCGGCGGGATTCCAGCTCTTCCTTAGTGAACACACCGTAGGAGGTGAACATCTTGACCACGTCCTTGTCGGTCATGGAAGGCAGGGCGTCAGGAGCGGTCTTCAGGTTGGGCAGCCCGCGCTTGGCGGCTTCCTTCTGCCAGGCTTCGGAGTAGCCGTCGCCGTTGAAGATGATCTGACCGTGCTTCTTCATGATGCTCTGGATGACCTTCTGGCAGGCTTCATTGAGCTTCTTGGGATCGCCCTTGGTGATCTTTTCGATCTCGTCGGCCATGAAGTCCAGGGATTCCGACAACATGGTGTTCAGGGCCACCTGTGCCCCGGCAATGGACTGGTTGGAGCCCACGGCGCGGAATTCGAAGCGGTTGCCGGTGAAGGCGAAGGGGCTGGTGCGGTTGCGGTCGCCCGCGTCCATGGGCAGGGGCGGCAGGGTGTCGACGCCCACTTCCAGGCAGCCTTTCTTCTTGCAGCCCTTGAGGCCGCCCTGCTTGATCTGATCGAAGATGTCGGACAGCTGCTCACCCAGGTAGATGGAGATGATGGCCGGGGGAGCCTCGTTGGCGCCCAGGCGGTGGTCGTTGCCGGCGGAGGCCACGCAGGAGCGCAGCAGCTTGCCGTATTTTTCCACGGCGCGGATGGTGGCTGCAGTGAAGACCAGGAACTGCATGTTTTCATGCGGGGTGTCGCCCGGGTTGAACAGGGAGCCCTGGGACGGCGAGGAAAGGGAGTAGTTCAGGTGCTTGCCCGAACCGTTGATGCCGGCAAAGGGTTTTTCGTGCAGCAGGCAGGCCATGCCGTTGCGCTTGGCCACGCTCTTGAGCACGGTCATGATCATCTGGTTGTGGTCGGTGGCCAGGTTGGATTGCTCGTAGAGCGGGGCGATCTCGAACTGGCCGGGAGCCACTTCGTTGTGGCGGGTCTTGACCGGTACGCCCAGCTTGTAGAGTTCGCGCTCCACTTCCAGCATGAAGGACAGCACGCGGCGGGGGATTGCGCCGAAGTAGTGGTCGTCCAGCTCCTGGCCCTTGGCGGGCTTGGCACCGAACAGGGTCCGTCCGCAGACCATGAGGTCCGGGCGGGCGAAATAGAAGTTGCGGTCAACCAGGAAGTATTCCTGCTCGGGGCCGGCGTTGGAAACGACCATTTCGCCGTTGTCGTTGCCGAACAGGGCCAGCATGCGGCGGGCCGACTTGTTGATGGCCTGGTTGGCGCGCAGCAGCGGGGTTTTTTTGTCCAGGGCGTGTCCCTTCCAGGAAACGAAGGCCGTGGGGATGCACAGGAAGGTGCCGTTGGGGTTTTCCAGGATGTAAGCCGGGTTGGTCACGTCCCAGGCGGTGTAGCCGCGGGCTTCGAAGGTGGCGCGCAGGCCGCCGGACGGGAAGCTGGAGGCATCGGGTTCGCCCTGGATGAGCAGGCTGCCGTCGAATTCGGCAATGGCGCCGCCCTCACCGTCCGGGGAAAGGAAACCGTCGTGCTTTTCCGCGGTCAGGCCGGTCAGGGGATAGAACACGTGGGTGTAGTGGGTTGCGCCCTTGGAAAGGGCCCATTCCTTCATGGCGGCGGCCACGGGGCCGGCAATGGCGGGGTCGAGCTTTTCGCCAGACTTTTTCGTGTTCATCAAGGACTTGTAGACGTCCTTGGGAAGCATGCGCTTCATGACCTTGTCGCTGAAGACGTTGCACCCGAAGATATCGGTGGGCTTGGTCTTGGAAAAGTCAAGGGTATCCGTGGGCGGGGTATAGTTGGTGATGGCCTCTATGACGCTGCGGCGCACCTGGTATCCACTCATTTTCTACATCTCCTTCACTGGTGAGTCTTTGGGCTTTCCCTTTTTGTCGTCCAGGGAAAGCATAGGCATTGGACCCCGCCACATTAACAAGATGCGGGCCAATATTGTCGAAGTCTGTAATCTCAATATGTTATGAATTTCGGATCATAACCATTTTACATAAAAAGCACAAAAATGTGGATTTCACAGCTTGTTTTCTGGTCTATTTTTACGAATTTGTAAATCAGGTAGTGGCGAAAGAGCGCGCGACAATTGGTTGATATTTTATCATTCGATAATCGTTGGCAACGTGATATAGGCGAATTGGTGTGACGACAAGGGGAGAGTGCGGCTTTATTTTCAAAAGGGAGGCAGCGTGCGCGGAATACTTGTTTTACTGGCGGCCATTTGCCTGTTCGGCTGCGTCAACAAGGGGGGGACATTCAGGAGCATTCCCAGGAGGTGGCCAAATACTGGTTTCACGTGGTTCGGGGGACCCAGGTTTTTCCCCTCAATCCGCTTCGGGAAGACCTGATGCCCGGGGACGTGTTTCTGGTCAACCAGACCTCGTTGGCCGAGAGCAACGCAGCCAAGGACGAGGGGTACCTGCCGCAGGATCACCGGGTCACCCGGTTGGACCTTGGTTCGCGCGAAATGTCCGACCCTTGTTTTCATGACGGTGTCTGGCAGGAATATGCCGCCGCGTTCCCCTCGTTTTCCTTTTCCGTGGATCGCGGGACCGGTTTCAATCTGAACCTGCCGGTGGACGGCATTCCCGTGGGGCTCGGTTTCGTGCAGTCGGAAAAGGTGGTCGTGTCCATGTCCATTTCCAACGCCACCAGCTTCGGGCTGCCCGTGCACGACCTGAACGGGGCCCTGGAAGACTGGTGCGGGAAGCACAAGGAGTATCTGGCCGAGCAGAAATTGCATTCCAGGCAGCCCGTCCTGCTTCGGGTCGTTTCCCGGGTGTTCCGGACGCGCGGGGTGACTGCCTCCATCATGGGGGTGGATTCCATGGGCGGAAAGGTCGCTGCGGGCGGGGACGCATTCACGGAAACGCCCTCCGCCAACATGACCGAGGTGCTTCCCGAGGCCATCAAGAGCGACGATGCGGCCGAGCGTTTCGCGCAGCTGGCCGGGCAGTTGGGAAAGGTGGTCCCCCGCAACGTGCCCCTGCCGGGCGGGAGCGCGACTTACATGCGCGGGAGCAAGGATTCCGTGGTCATGCGCCAGACATTCGATCGGCCCCTGGCCATCGGCTACATCGCCTTTGACGTGGTCGTGCTGGACGGCGGGGGAATCAGCGTTCCCATGGGCGCGCAGCAGAACCTGGACGGCTTGTACGACGTGAATGTCGGAAGCCGGGACAAGATGGATTACTACATCCTGAGGGACTACATGAAAACCATGAGTCTTGTTTCGCAATACAGTATAGCCCTTGATTACGAGAGTTATCTGCGCGGACAAGAATTGCTCGGGGAAAGCTATGCCGGAGATTTGAAAAAGGGGTTGGATCTGGTGCAAAAAAAATCCGGGGATGAAGTCGCCACTGAAGCGCTGGGGGATTTCTGGGAATCCGTGGATGAAATCACGACCGGGGATGATTTCCGTTTGGTAACCTACACGATGATGGTCGCGCGGCTCAGGGAACTGTGCAACAGGGAGAGAAACAATGCCAAGTAACAATGCTCCCTGCAGCAACGGGGAACGCCGAAAGGACGTGAGCGATTGGAGTGACGGCAAATTGGGCAACTACATCAGGACGCGTCTGGAAACCGACGCAACCAAGCTGTGCGTCATGAAAAAGGACGGCAAGGTCTGGTTGTGCGAAACGAGGCGGTAGTATTTTTGTCAGTGAAAAAGGCCCGGCGTTTCTGCCGGGCCTTTTTCATATTCCGAGTTCCGCCTTGGCGTCCTTCTTTTCCAGGTGCTGCTCGTAAAGAAGTTTGTAGGCCAGGTAGTACATGCTGATGTTGGCCACATAGTCCACCACCTCGTCGCCGACCTTTTCCGCGGCGACCTGCTCCACGTTGAAGAACCACTTGTTCGGGTCGAATCCCCGGGCGGCCGCCTCCCTGCGCAGGGAGCTGATGCGGGTCGGCCCGGCATTGTATGCGGCCCAGAGGAAATCCATGCGGTTTTCTTCGGGCACATCCTGGAAATAATTCTGTTCCAGGACGTGCAGGTATTTTGCGCCCGCGTGGATGTTGGGCTCCAGTTTGTGGAAGTTGGGGATGTTCACGGGAGGGTTCTTGGCGGTTTCCGGAAGCACCTGCATGATGCCCACGGCCCCGGCCCGGCTGCGCGCCGTATTGTCCAGGCCGGATTCCTGGTAGGCCTGGGCCGCCAGCGCCAGCCAGTCGAAACCGTAC of Salidesulfovibrio onnuriiensis contains these proteins:
- a CDS encoding TetR/AcrR family transcriptional regulator, yielding MEKQEKKLSRKAQGEETRAVLIDTGARLFALNGFNGVSMRTLAAEAGVNLATVGYHFGGKAGLYEAILQNLIDIRYQIFPSAEEVQERMDEAGEDDKALAGIAEWYVSSLVRGIFGNAQHAWPAFIISRELAQPSELFPKLEREFFNPSFQSLYTFVGNVLPEGTDHEELTICAHCIIGMIIKFLEAFNIITNRLGWESYEGRGTDKLAAVLSKRIKGFLGLPMESE
- a CDS encoding efflux RND transporter periplasmic adaptor subunit; translation: MKRLIFVLSCVVLLFAQGCGGEPEQVQAPIRPVKIVVVDERGAGMQWTFAGTAEDALETDLSFRVGGKIIEFPGDQIGRKFAKDEVIARLDPADYELELREAKANMEQIRANYVRAKADFERNAELYERKVISKSEMDQADADFKSYEAQLNASAKKLDIARKQLSYTTLNAPFDGWIGKVHTKVHQNVASGQAVASLNAGRQMKMYITVPDVLISQVSEGDAVEVRFDALPGMAMAGKVMEISPESSAGSGYPVKVYLDNADKLVRSGMSGQVCFMGRSERKSSYFLPPVAVVGESTGTRSVWVVDRKTSTVQRKDVSVGRLTEGGLEILNGVKAGDMVVIRGVHRLKDGLKVRFNSNGTEG
- a CDS encoding cysteine hydrolase family protein, which gives rise to MKDAVVVIDVQRGLFETEPPPFEADVVVARINAVTGHARSKGIPVIFVQHERERSVLAHAGEGWELHSGLEVSDGDIRVRKTTPDSFLRTDLEEVLKGGEIERLHVCGYASEFCVDTTVRSAAAHGYAVNIISDSHTTHDKEHLSGGSIREHHNRTLPDITSFGVTITTMTSGEFLRS
- a CDS encoding efflux RND transporter permease subunit; its protein translation is MNLARWCIENNRTSIALFLIIALGGVMTFINIPKDEDPDFTIRAALVMTQFPGASPQRVEELVTDKLEEKIRELSDLKSVESQSMAGLSIIKVEFLDKLKNMEPVWQKLRNKVDDAAPDLPAEARTPVVNDEFGDVFGILVTLTGDGFSYRELKDAADDLRDQILKLDGVGKVERWGVQDERIFVDFSNSRMAAAGISPFALAQIIDHQNTIQPSGSTQVGPERIVIEPTGEFEGEQDIYSLAIRPTGEKSSVRLADVTAITRGFADPPSTMVRYNGDSALILAVSMAGGGNISELGKRVTERLDELEQNMYQGLDLGVLVFQPDYVDAAISDFMINLLESFVFVVVIILLFAGLRTGLVAGSLVPMAMLACIGLMPYFDVGLQRISIASLIISLGILVDNGVVVSEAILVRLASGQERLKAVTGAVSELWMPLLAASLTTVFAFLPIPLAENATGEFCFSLFIVVSLTLLCSWGLSMSMVPMMCYYVLKPKLQVPTYAGRIYTLYRRFLLFSLKHRAVFLAGILVLCAVSFWGFKFVPKMFFPPNERAQFTIDFWQPYGTDITATSERAAQLEKYLLADEGVDSVGVFIGHGGPRWYLPLNLEQKNDNLATFIVNTKTVEAVDQVIARTRHEMETRFPDADFSLNKLMNGPPTGAKLQIRISGPDIKSLYALRDKVADIVEEQPGITRVWDDWGQWTKKMLVEVDQDKAREAGLSSFDVAVSLQTSMSGLQASDYREGDTVIPIILRNDERFRGRLDKIDSLNVYSYDSGISVPLSQIASSRIDWQPSDIRRRDQTRTMTVKADVADGYYALTILGKVRPRIDALMKSNDWPMGYNVEYGGEFEKSVESQEAINANMPLAMGLLVLVLIFQFNSLRRPLIILLTLPPMMIGITWGMIATQAPFGFMAMLGMISLLGIIVNNAIMLIDRIEIQRGRGMSLADSIVLSAMERARPIIMTATTTIIGMVPLSLQGGEMWRPMANLIMSGLAVATVLTLVLCPVLYALFFKQKFTDYEWDPEIVKRGSDIPASAEN
- a CDS encoding MGMT family protein, whose amino-acid sequence is MTQNPFSRKVIALIRAIPAGRVASYGGIARLAGSPRAARQVVRLLHSSSRKECLPWHRVVNREGRIGLKDFEGYSEQKRRLELEGVEFGPHGRIYMERFEWRPTQEEARRIAPLDE
- a CDS encoding glutamine synthetase III → MSGYQVRRSVIEAITNYTPPTDTLDFSKTKPTDIFGCNVFSDKVMKRMLPKDVYKSLMNTKKSGEKLDPAIAGPVAAAMKEWALSKGATHYTHVFYPLTGLTAEKHDGFLSPDGEGGAIAEFDGSLLIQGEPDASSFPSGGLRATFEARGYTAWDVTNPAYILENPNGTFLCIPTAFVSWKGHALDKKTPLLRANQAINKSARRMLALFGNDNGEMVVSNAGPEQEYFLVDRNFYFARPDLMVCGRTLFGAKPAKGQELDDHYFGAIPRRVLSFMLEVERELYKLGVPVKTRHNEVAPGQFEIAPLYEQSNLATDHNQMIMTVLKSVAKRNGMACLLHEKPFAGINGSGKHLNYSLSSPSQGSLFNPGDTPHENMQFLVFTAATIRAVEKYGKLLRSCVASAGNDHRLGANEAPPAIISIYLGEQLSDIFDQIKQGGLKGCKKKGCLEVGVDTLPPLPMDAGDRNRTSPFAFTGNRFEFRAVGSNQSIAGAQVALNTMLSESLDFMADEIEKITKGDPKKLNEACQKVIQSIMKKHGQIIFNGDGYSEAWQKEAAKRGLPNLKTAPDALPSMTDKDVVKMFTSYGVFTKEELESRREIYHEQYNQHIQTESALVAKISKTIILPAAIRYQGELAKVCADMKTAGLKPTTGTLEDVTNKLRGLQNSTAELEKLMAQNSFKTVEAEARFRTDKILPAMLEVRKWADELEMVVADDLWSLPSYQEMLFIK